A single Vanacampus margaritifer isolate UIUO_Vmar chromosome 7, RoL_Vmar_1.0, whole genome shotgun sequence DNA region contains:
- the hmx1 gene encoding homeobox protein HMX1, producing MQQKMTDKQTPLLSSTRASSFFIENLLASGPHERDSRFEKSRCGAAPRGVIYAPAPGGCSRVSSLCTEPLVNWYATGNTGLLSAALDAPGSPSVHTRSEDNCCSVSTSDRSSPAVSEPITDDSYESDRKLSDGNLIDDHDDAQGGFDAPSDSNPTRKKKTRTVFSRSQVFQLESTFDVKRYLSSSERAGLAASLHLTETQVKIWFQNRRNKWKRQLVADLEAVHIPNPSQRVVRVPILYHDGPGAGSALAFNLNGHQVFSNSIAYPLSSLAHSMSILRSQMSGLV from the exons ATGCAGCAGAAGATGACGGACAAACAGACTCCTCTGTTGTCATCAACGAGGGCGTCGTCTTTTTTCATCGAGAACCTACTTGCTTCGGGGCCACACGAGCGGGATTCCCGTTTCGAAAAGAGCCGATGTGGAGCAGCTCCGCGCGGCGTCATATACGCGCCGGCGCCCGGTGGCTGCAGCCGAGTCTCGTCCCTGTGCACGGAGCCGCTGGTCAACTGGTACGCCACCGGGAACACTGGTTTGCTGTCCGCAGCTTTGGATGCGCCCGGCA GTCCATCTGTTCACACGAGGTCCGAGGACAACTGCTGCTCGGTGTCGACCAGTGACAGAAGTTCCCCCGCCGTATCGGAACCGATTACAGACGACAGCTACGAGTCGGACAGGAAATTAAGCGACGGCAACCTGATTGATGACCACGACGATGCTCAGGGTGGCTTTGACGCACCGTCTGACTCGAACCCGACCCGGAAGAAGAAAACCCGGACTGTGTTCAGCCGCAGCCAGGTGTTCCAACTGGAGTCCACCTTCGACGTGAAACGGTACCTGAGCAGTTCGGAAAGGGCAGGCCTGGCCGCGTCACTCCACCTGACAGAGACCCAAGTCAAGATCTGGTTCCAGAACCGGAGGAATAAATGGAAGAGACAACTGGTGGCGGATCTGGAGGCTGTACATATTCCCAACCCCAGTCAGAGGGTGGTCAGAGTCCCCATTTTGTATCACGACGGACCTGGAGCCGGTTCGGCACTGGCTTTCAACTTGAACGGACATCAGGTCTTCTCCAACTCCATCGCGTACCCCCTCTCCTCCTTGGCCCACTCCATGAGCATACTGAGGTCGCAGATGAGCGGCTTGGTGTAA
- the hmx4 gene encoding H6 family homeobox 4: MSKVDAACRPSASLKFTIDNILNLKTSGRASDSRHPHGDRDGERHVSATATCQGRILQSDLDGPGATHKHESDESDFPRENNQASDVNRRAAEARFESGDSSCDDCSSTTTTTEPLKADNPTKKSKMITKKKTRTIFSKRQIFQLESTFDMKRYLSSAERACLASSLQLTETQVKIWFQNRRNKLKRQISSEIDGPVSDFPETVKPVVVGQLPALYKESSLLGRCLMPMPLPVVYPGSNTPYLCFSNTSKYFSLYDGDV, encoded by the exons ATGAGTAAAGTGGACGCAGCATGTCGTCCCAGCGCCTCTCTCAAGTTCACCATTGACAACATCCTCAACCTGAAAACAAGCGGGCGCGCCAGTGACAGCCGTCACCCCCACGGAGATCGAGATGGAGAGCGCCATGTGTCGGCCACCGCGACGTGTCAAGGCCGCATCCTGCAAAGCGATTTGGACGGTCCCGGAGCCACACACAAGCACGAATCGGACGAAAGTG ACTTTCCCCGAGAGAATAACCAGGCCAGCGATGTTAACCGTCGTGCTGCGGAGGCGCGCTTCGAGAGCGGGGACAGCAGCTGCGACGACTGCAGCTCCACCACCACGACCACGGAGCCTCTTAAAGCGGACAATCCCACCAAGAAGAGTAAAATGATCACGAAAAAGAAAACGCGCACCATTTTTTCCAAGAGACAGATCTTCCAGTTGGAGTCTACGTTCGACATGAAGCGCTACCTGAGCAGCGCCGAGCGCGCCTGCCTCGCCAGCTCCCTGCAGCTCACCGAAACGCAGGTGAAAATTTGGTTCCAGAACCGCAGGAATAAGTTGAAACGACAAATCTCGAGTGAAATCGACGGACCTGTGAGCGACTTCCCGGAGACGGTGAAGCCGGTGGTAGTGGGTCAGCTCCCCGCCTTGTACAAGGAGAGCAGCCTGCTGGGGAGGTGCCTGATGCCCATGCCGTTGCCCGTCGTGTACCCGGGTTCGAACACGCCTTACCTCTGTTTCTCCAATACCAGCAAGTACTTCAGCCTCTA